The Deinococcus metalli genome contains the following window.
CTTCGCCGGGGGTGTGGTCATCGAGACCGGCACGAACTCCGACTCGAACCCCCCGACGAGCATTGCCGGAAATGCCAAGACGGGGTACTGCGGCACGACCGACGCCAAGATCTGTTACAGCGCCAGCATCCTGTCAGGCCTCTACAACGACGTGAAGACGGCCCTGGATTCCTCGGCCCTCCCGACCATGGGTGACCTGGCCAACTCCTGGAAGGAAGCGCAGGGCAACTGATGAAGGCAGCCGGATTCACCCTGATGGAACTGCTCGTGGTGCTGGCCATCGTCGGGATTCTCGCGGGCATCGGAACCGCGAACTACCTGAAGTGGATCAACACGACCCGGGCGGACGCCGCGGCCGCAGAAGTCGGACGGTTGCTGGACCGAGCGTCCAGCCGGGTGAGAACCACCAACAAGGATGTCACTGTCACGGTCAACACCACGGCCAACACCATCGACCTGTCGCAGGGTGGCGTCTCGTTCTCAAAGGCCACGCTGGACGCGACGATTTCCAGCCTGACGTGTAGCCCCGCGTGCACCGGCACCGCGACGGCAGTCACGGCGCAGGCCCCG
Protein-coding sequences here:
- a CDS encoding pilus assembly FimT family protein, producing the protein MKAAGFTLMELLVVLAIVGILAGIGTANYLKWINTTRADAAAAEVGRLLDRASSRVRTTNKDVTVTVNTTANTIDLSQGGVSFSKATLDATISSLTCSPACTGTATAVTAQAPFGGFANDATTPVAADIKIVISRNGLSRSVYVLGPAALLKVVRN